The Miscanthus floridulus cultivar M001 chromosome 6, ASM1932011v1, whole genome shotgun sequence genomic interval GGACTCGCGGGTGGCCGCCCGCGGCCGACGCGGTCCGCTCGCCCGCCGCGCACGGAACTAAACCAAACCATGAGGATGCGGTGTTCTGGAGTCTAGAATGGTAAACGCCCATGGATTaggggcgcgtttagttcggtAAAGTTTGCACCTACAAACTTTGCATAGTGCACAATTCTCCacggtagcatttcgtttgtatttgtgaattattgttcaaacattgactaattaggctcaaaagattcgtctcacaaagttaaagcaaactgtgcaattagtttttgatttcgtctacatttagtactccatgcatataccgcaagtttaATGTAACGAAAATTTTTTTTTATATAGTGCACTTTTGGAGAACTAAACCAGGGCCAGGTCGCCTCGCGGTTCGTTCGGCCGTCGTCCTGGCTGGGCTGCATGCTCTCCTAGCACCGTGTCTTCTGCCGTGAAGAAATGGTCGCCGCACTTTCGATTCGTCAAGATATGCACGTACACTCACGGAATGAATAGTCAAGAATggatatgcatgtgtgcaagcgaTCGACGTACGTTTGTACGTACACACAATGACACAAGTTGGTCGATGGTGAACAAGTACTCTAACAAACCGATCATCCATACGCGAATGCCGACTGATATATGGCTTCTTCACGAAACTGCATGCCATGGTAAGGTAAGGTGACGTCACATGTATGATACGTTCCCGGCCGTGCACGTACAGTAGATCATCCTGCACTTAGCTGGAAGCGGGCAGTGGAAAGTGCGCAGCCGGTCGCGTAGGTTCGAGTTCCTGCGACGCCGCCATGGCCAGGAATCCAGGATGATCGAGCCATGCCATCTGAACGGGCGAGTGTCCACCGGAAATTAGCTTCTGGACGCGTGGCAAAGCACGCAACACGCAATTAACCATGTGTTCCGATCCGAGGCGCGCGCCATGGGTGACGACGACCAAGTGTGATACGTACGAGTGCGACCGCGTCACGTTTCTTCGTGTCCAAGCTTCATCACATCCAAGCGGCCGCTGGCATGGCCAAGTTCGCACAAGCCCTGACGTGAACGCCTCTATCATCACAGATACCCCTGCCCAGTCATCACACACAAAAACTCTCACAAGCAAGCGCGCTCGACTCCGTTTACATATGAACACGTACGTGCGCGTAACGGTGGAATTTTAGTTCGCTGCTTATACAACAATAGTATAAGGAGGAGAATTGAACCGGCAAACGTCGGTTGATCTCTCGATGGTCATGACGCTTACGAGATACGAAGCGGAGGAGAGCAAGGAGATGGAGGGCCTCCGGACGCACGCCGAGGCGCTGCTCACGCTGTCGTCGCCCGTGTCGTCGTCGATAGGCGGCGGCACGCCGTCGTCGGCCGCGGCCCGCAGGGCCATGGCGGCCGAGGGCGTGTTCGAGTGCAAGACGTGCAGCAAGCGCTTCCCGTCGTTCCAGGCGCTCGGCGGGCACCGCACCAGCCACACGCGGCTGCAGGCGCGGATGCTCAGCGACCCTGCGGCGGCAGCGGCCGCGGCCGAGAGGGACAGGGCGCGCGTGCACGAGTGCGCCGTCTGCGGCCTCGAATTCTCCATGGGCCAGGCGCTCGGTGGGCACATGCGCCGCCACAGGGGCGAGGCGCCGCCACCCGCCGCGCACGACAACCCCGCGGCGCAGACGGACCGGGACATGCCGGACCTCAACTTGCCCCCGTTGGACGACGACGGcatcggcagcggcagcggcgatgGCCAAGGTCCACAGCAGTCGGATGATGATCGCGGCTCCGAGCCTCAGCTGCTCAACCTGCTTGTATAGCTTAGCGTGCACAAACGGACGCGTGCGTGGTGATTCAGAGTTGTAAATGAATGGTTACATAAATTTTGGAACCAGAACATGAAATGGAATTCTTCGATGACTAGCTTAGTTTCATAGGTTGTTCGtggatttagggcctgtttgtttcgccgagtagctactaaatttagtagttttagtcactttagtaacttttcaATCAAACAcaatgactaaaagctactaaaaggattttagtcatctctagtaactctggagttactaaaagtgactaaaccgtttagtagctactaaagtttagtagctcgaaccaaacaccctcttagtTGGTTCTTTTTTCCTTTGTATAAAGCTATTGGTCGGTTCAATTCATTTGTTTGTAAGTAAAATTGTGAATATATTGTTGCGTCAACCACTCAATTGGTGGTTAAGTGAAATAAATTTATAACACACAATTTATCGAAAAAGGGGTAATAACAATCACTTCCAACTAGTTGCTCATGGGAAGTATAGTAAGGCAAGAATTCCAGGATGGGGACGAAGCGCTCAAATCGTACAACCAGAGGGGAGTCAATAATTATCTTTGATCGAATCACAAACTAATGACACCCTTCAAGTAAGTTATATCAATAATGATTTGCTTGCACAAGTCTTTACGGGAGAAGAGGTCATGGATGTGATTTTATAGATGGAACACGACAAAGCACTTCAATCCTGATGATTTGCTGAATGTCGTTGGTTTTTTTAAGTAATACAAGATGATCTTATAGCGTTGTTTAAACATTTACTTCTTTTCAGCTTCAGCTTTGGCTTTATAGCTTTGTTaccaaaagaaaaggaacctatACATATAAAACAATTCCACCCAATTCATCTTATGGATTCTAGCTTCATTTTTTTCTAACCACGTATAAGTTGTAAAAGGGTGTAGCTCGTAAAATTTTAAAGCTACACAAGTTGTGTTCATATATTAGGTAGATACATTATAGGAGGAGTTGGCATTCACCACAAAATCTTACATGAATTGTATAGGAAGCAATTGAATGGTGTTATTCTCAAATTAGATTTTGAGAAAGCACACAAGAAATTAAGTGAAATGgtcctctctcttttttttgagGAAACGAAATGGTCCTCCGTACAACAATATTTACGAATGAAGTCTTTTTTCATAGAAATGGTGCAGTTCGATTGGGCGGTTTGTTAGAAAACGATGCATGGTTGTTAAAGTGAATAACGATATTGATCATTGCTTCCAAACAAAGGAGGGTCTTCAAAATAATTGGTATGTTAGAAATATACCAACAACAAGAGCAGTGATGGAGCCAAAATATGATTTTTACTTTTTTAGGGAGCCCAACAGAACAAATTTCTTCAAAGTTTAGTCAAATTCAAAAACTTTCAATAGAAATTGTACGTGCATAGGGGTCTGTGCCCCCTTCCCTCCTCCCCCCTCCCCTATCTCTACCACGGTACCACCGAACAAGAGTTAAGGAGGATGGATAAATCATAGAAGTAGTTCCCCATTTGGGGGACGAGGTATCTCTATCCTTTGTGCACGAGCTGTCTGAATCATGACTTCTTTAAAAATAAGAGTTGTTTAACATAGTTTTATAAATTTGATGCTCTATGTGTATCACGCTTGTATCCTTTTTCTATTCAAGGCCTATTATTAATGTTATTCGAGAATAGATTTACCTCTTTTCAGTAAAAGTAAGATAAACCTATATAGTTGTTTGAAGATTTACCTCTTTTCAGCTTCAGACTTTGGCTTTATAGCTTTGTTACCAAAAGAAAAGAAACTGAAACATATAAAATGATTCCACCCAATTCATGCAATGGTCCTCCACCCAACAATCTAAAAATAATAATAGAATCTGTAGGGGCTTTAGCCCCCCCTCCCCCTCCACCACTGAGCAAGAGTTAAGGAGGATGCATAAAACATAGAAGTAGTTCCTCATTTGGGGAATGAGGTCTCTCTATtgaaaattagtgacaaagattgGAAAGAAGGAAAAGATAAATATCGAAACAAGATTAGCTTTTGCTCTTTGAAGTAAAGCTGTCATTCGATTGCAATTCATTTGTTGTATGTAAACTTACTGATCTGACAGCTTGTTGCGTCAATTGGTGGTTTAGTGAAATTTCTCGTTTTTGCTAGCATCTCTCCTCTAGTTAGTGCCGCCCCGTGAAACGTTTCCCATGCAAAACTTGCAGCAAGGCTGGTTCCTCGTCGAATTTGTGATCAGGTttgttcgcaaaaaaaaaattgtgatcAGGTTACCGGGTCTTCATAAAACTCAAAAAAACTGTGATGTGATGAAGTTCATCCAGACTATTTGGGGGGAAAAAAAGTTCATCCAGACTTCCAGAGAGCCGAAAAGTCCAACCTCCTTAAAACTGGCCCGTTCCTGGTTTCAGGGAATCTTGGTCCTCGAATAGCTCGGCCGAACGTTTTAAGCTCTGGGTTTCGCAGGAACTTGTTGCAACTTGGAACCACCGGTATTCAGACCTCTTTGTTGAGTGCCACAAGCCACAGCACTGGTGACGCTCTCGACTTGTCACTCATATGCCACTCATAAGCTAGTAGTACTGTACTTACTAATCACGTTTTGCACACTACTACAGCCCAAATATCAGTCAGGAAAGAGATCGATGTGAGAGGAAATGGATCAGGCTTCAGGATGAGAGAGCTGATCACATCATCGTGGGGACCGTGCTAGCTAGTTTGTAGGCAGAAAAATTGTAAGGTGAAGTAGTAGTAGCAGGGACAGAACTGTCTGATCATCAGCTTATTCTTTTTGCCACTCTGCACCAAAAATTTACCGCCTCACTGAAGAACCTCTCCCCAGGGAAATGAAGTGACAATCGAGTAGTCCTGCTTTGCCCAGATTCTAGTACTGGGGACTCCGGGAGGAATCTGAGGACGGGAAGTAATAATAGCATAACTCATCGGCACCGTGTTACCATGTACTACATCCATCACGATTCTCAGTATTCACGCGGCAGCACGGCCCGGGCTCATCACGCGTATACGGTACAGTACGTGAACACGCGAAGAATAGTTTTAAACCCACTAGCAGAAGAGAATCAGATCACTAGGCAGTAAAAAGTTCAGACAACGAGGTGAAAGTGGTAGCTCTCACGGAAATCACAGGCATATTCAGCAATCAGCATCTAACAAGCAGACGGCATCAAACTGGACTACTGGACACTTATCTACTGTTCCCGACGCAAGAAAGAAGGCACATAGGCCGGCGCCACGCCAGGTCGCCGTTTTCCGGCGGGACCAGCTAAGCTCATCGATCGCCGGACGACGGCCATATGCTACCAACGAAGACGCCCACGTCATCCCTTATTATTCCCCTGCGCGCTGCAGGAGATGACCAGGTAGCCGTCTTTCTTGCCCTTGGGCTTCCGTGGGATGCAGCGGTCATGCAGGTCCCCGGCCTCCTTTGCCAGCTCCAGCTTTATCACCCTGCCATGTACTCATCGTATTCAGTATTCAGCACGGCTCAGATCATATAATCATCATATCACTATCTCATCATCACTATTCTCGTACGTCGCACATGGCAGTAGTGTAGGGGTATGTACAATTTCTTATTTCTAGGCACTCGTAAATGATGCAGGTTGTTCAGACCCCGATTGCGATCACTGCTTCAAAGCAAAGGTTTGAAATGCCTGACAAAGCCTGCTGTTACAAGCTCACATCAGTCTTCAGGGTTACTCTTTCAAAGAACGAACCGTGCAGTAGTAACCAGTTTATGAGTAGCTTCACACTAATCCTTCTGAAACGTAGAGCGTGCGCGCGCCAAAAGCGGCTCAGGGATTTGGGTGCGCCCGAGCCTGCCCAGCTCGGCAGCTCGCACGGAACAGGAGCAGGTCCCCGCCAAGAATTGAAGCCCCGGTCGTTCCTTCCTGACGAAATTCTCTACCCCGTCCCAGCGATCAGTGCCGTGGTGCCTGGTGCGCGACAGCTCCGCGAGATCTACTTCTATTTATGGAGGTGACCACTACTCGGGCGTATCTTGCGCGTACGGCAATGGCGTGGTGGGTTCAGCTGCGGCCATGGGCGAGCCAGAGTCTTAACTCCCCGACTAGGACAGGCTGGTTGGTTCAATGTAACAGTGGCAGCTCATCCTTACTCCTGGGCGGCATATGACTATGAGCGAGAGAGGCGTCCCGCGTAAGCGACGGATCAGTCTCCGGCGCCTGCCGCTCGCGCCGTCGCGCCATTGATTGCGAGAGGGATGGGTCTCGTTGTTCCTTACCTCTCCGCGTTGTACGACGACGACCGCCGGAGAACGGCCAGGTCCTGGGACGTCACGTGGTTGGCCGGCGAGCGCTTTGCGGTCTCGATGATGCTCCCGCTGAAGTACTCCTTGTCCTCCAAGATCTTGGCGCGGTACGACGGTAGCTCCACGGCCGCGGTCGCCGGCGGGCGGGGCGGGCGGGCGCGGCCGCGGTGGTGGTGATTGTGGTGATGCGCGGGCGGCATCACCGGGGAGGCGCGCGCGTCCCGCACGGACACGGACCCGCACGAGATGAGCTGCATGAGCACGGACGACGCCCTGGCCCGGCCGCTGCCGCTGACGGCCGCCACGACGCGCCCGTCCGCCTTGATCAGCGCCTCCAGCGTCTCGGGGCTCGTCGACGCCGTCGGCGGCGACGTCTCCGCCCTGCTCAGCTCCTCCTGCGCGGCGGGAGCCAGGAGGCGCCTCTGGTGACTGCGGCTGTCCTCGGTCTGCGTCGCTGCGTCCGCCGCGCGCTCCTCGCCCTTGTACACCACGTACTCGCCAAGGTCAGCCGCGCCGCATGCGCTGGAGCTCTTCATCCGGTGCGCCGGCCTGCCGTGCGCCTCGCACCTGGCAGAGGACGAGGACGTGGGCGTCTCATGAGAGccggaggacgacgaggacgcgGCCGCCGCGTCGAGTAGCGCCGGCGGCACCGGGTGCAGGCGCTCGGTGCCCTTGAGCACGTACTCCCGGCCGACCACCGGGTGGATGTAATCGTCGTCCGCCAGGTCGTGCCACACGAAGCCGTTCCGGTAGCTCCTGCGTTGCAGCGAAATCGCGAGGAACGCATGTCACGGCGTGGTGGGTGCACCACACTAGTTTGCACTTTGCAGCATTGACCAAAACGAGAGAAGATGCCCCGAACCTCTTGGACGCCCATGAGTACATGCGCGCCATCCCTTTTCCTCTCAGTGCGTCGAGCCGGTCGATCACATCTGCGCGCACAAACGCAACGGCAACACAGAGCAGAACGCTGAGCGCCATTACAGCGGAAGGCAAAATGCGACGAGATCACGAGAAGCTGGCGCAAGGAAAGCATTCGTATCGTACCCCGGAGGTAGAGGCCGTCGGGGCAGGAGAGCGCGACCTCCATGAAGTGCGGGTGCTCGAGGTGCCTGTTCCTCGCCAGGTAGTAGACGACCGCCGCCCTCGCCGGGCGCAGCCTGGGCGGCCTTGGCGGCGCGGCCATCTCGGGGCTCCTGGGCTCCTGCTCCCGCCACTGCAGCCTCGCCTGCTCCGCTCTCGCCCTGctgcccgccaccaccaccgccatgctTACCAAACCGCCGCGCTCTTTGTCGCTGGCGCCGTCTCGTCGATGGAGTACTAGCTTAGCTAGCGAGCTCGTAGCGTTTAAATGGCGCGAGTGCGACACAAGGGAAGGTGCAAAAGAAAGGGCTCAGAGGCGCAGCGCACACACTGTGATGCAGGCATTGAAATCGTGCTAGGACCAGCTTGCACTGCAACCGTAGCGATGTGTCACTGTGTGCGGCTTGCTGTACACTAACCGAAGTGAAACTGTGGAGCCTGTGATTGTGAAAGGCAactgagaaaaaaaaagattggtAGAAAACTCTGCCTGATCTTGTTGTTTTCTCCTTGGTTCCTCTATGGCTCTTGAGGTCAACTAGCTGCTGGAGCAGTGCATTTTTGTATGGCAGGCAGACCGTCCTTGTGCGTTAATTGCTGCTATGATGGGAAGTGCCGCTGCTAGTACTTATTAACAGGAGCTTAATTACTGTCGGTGTTGACTAGCTAACGAGGCTTGCCGGGTTGCAAAGGCTTCTAGGATGGTGAAAAAAATGGCAGCTGGTTTAGCGCTGCCAACGAGTACTACAGAGCAATTTGTTTTAACTTGCGCCTTTGACTCACGAGGCCCACACCAGGCACACAACGCCTGGGGCATGGCGAATCGAcgctgaccagacgcgccggcgAGTCCAAGCTCCAAGGCCAGGAAAGATGGCAGTCCCTGCTGGTCCAAGACCAAGGCCTCTCCATCGCACTGTAAAAAGTGtgtagtacctcatactccggaCCGTTCCAAGTTTCCAACGATTTGTTTACTGGCTCTACGTTCTGCTTTGATGTCTGATGCGTGTCTGCGCTGCGCATACAAAAATGATCTTGTGCTGTACATCATCAGCCTCTTCGTTGGgttgtatttggcttataagtcataatTTATCAgttaatgaataatatttttttttcatcaaatcagccaacagtacttttagccatgatttataagtcaaaccagccaaacaaacagggctCATGTGAGTGGATCGAGTAAGGGTGTACCGCGCTGATGTTGGTAACATTTGGAAGCATTTGCGTGCAGGGGAAGGCTGCAATCCCTGTCCTGCCCACTTGGGGCCTCCGAGTTCCAACCCGCTGCTCTGCGTATGCATGCATGGGAGAAGATGGGACAAGTATACTAATCCGAGCCACGTGAGAGGGGACGAGGGGCCACCACAGACCCACGTTTAGGCTAATCAAAGCCGTTTAGGATTGGGCCCCCGGTGCCCAGTGGCCCACCTCTCAGCGGCTCCCTGGGCAGTTGAAATCACACCGGAAAATTTGAGTATTTACTGGCGCAGGGGACAGGCGGTGAGGACAAGCGGGAGGCTCCACCGGCTACGGGATGAGACGAGACGGCAATGCCGCGCCAGGTGCGGAAAGCGAGAGCGCACGACGGGCGGGCGGCGACACCGGGGAGGGCAGGCCGCAGCTACCGGGGCGCGCGGGGGATCGCGACTGCGTTTGACCCACGGAGTCGGAGACGAACGGGACGGGGCGGTGCGGACTGCGGAGCAGACGCGCGGCCACCGCGCTGGGCCGTTCGGGCGTCGAGATCCGCGCGCGGTGTGGTGTGAGCTTGTTTTCGCCTTTTTACAGCAATTCCTCGTCTTTACCGCGCCCCGGTAAGCGTAGCGCACTGATAAACCGCCGTGGCTACTCGGGCTTTCGGTCAGGCGAGCAATCGATGGCTCGCGTTCACGCAGCCGGTCCGGTATCCTGCATTCCTGTCCAGAGGCTCATCGTACTGGACGCCGACGCGTGTTTCTTTAATTTGGAATGGCAGATTCGGCGGAGCCAACGATGCTGGTGGCCTGTTCGTTTACGTGGATTATTTGCTGATttgatgtaagagaaaaatattatttcagcttataatccacgatcgtatatgatTGTAATTCGTATAAGCCCGGCCGAATAGACTGCTGTACTCCTGCCTTACCTGGCATGCGATTTATTAGAGCTTCGGGAAAAAAAGTCCACATCCGTCTCCAAGTGAAGGAAAACAAACACCAGAGTTATTGTTT includes:
- the LOC136459385 gene encoding zinc finger protein ZAT8-like, whose amino-acid sequence is MVMTLTRYEAEESKEMEGLRTHAEALLTLSSPVSSSIGGGTPSSAAARRAMAAEGVFECKTCSKRFPSFQALGGHRTSHTRLQARMLSDPAAAAAAAERDRARVHECAVCGLEFSMGQALGGHMRRHRGEAPPPAAHDNPAAQTDRDMPDLNLPPLDDDGIGSGSGDGQGPQQSDDDRGSEPQLLNLLV
- the LOC136459386 gene encoding protein SOSEKI 5-like produces the protein MAVVVAGSRARAEQARLQWREQEPRSPEMAAPPRPPRLRPARAAVVYYLARNRHLEHPHFMEVALSCPDGLYLRDVIDRLDALRGKGMARMYSWASKRSYRNGFVWHDLADDDYIHPVVGREYVLKGTERLHPVPPALLDAAAASSSSSGSHETPTSSSSARCEAHGRPAHRMKSSSACGAADLGEYVVYKGEERAADAATQTEDSRSHQRRLLAPAAQEELSRAETSPPTASTSPETLEALIKADGRVVAAVSGSGRARASSVLMQLISCGSVSVRDARASPVMPPAHHHNHHHRGRARPPRPPATAAVELPSYRAKILEDKEYFSGSIIETAKRSPANHVTSQDLAVLRRSSSYNAERVIKLELAKEAGDLHDRCIPRKPKGKKDGYLVISCSAQGNNKG